The sequence ACTCACATCGCCCTGCTTACCAATCGCAATGATGCAGACCACCCAAACATCCGGAACCTGCAAAACCTCTTGGGCTTTGTCTTGGACAAAGCCGCCCATGTAGTGAGCCCTAAGACCCATGGACTCGGCTTGAAAAACGATCTGTGCAGAAGCTAGCCCGGCATCATAAAAAACGCCAGCCTGCTCGTGATCCTCGCCTTTTGCAGATTTCTTATCGGCCATAACGGCGATCAGTGCCGATGCACTCGGAGCCCAGGACTGGTTGAAGCCAATCAGTGCTTCGGCGGCCAATGCATCAAAGACATCGGTGTCGCGCAGTAAAAGCGCAAATTTCCAAGGTTGCCGGTTGCTAGATGATGGAGCCCAGCGGGCGGCTTCCATCAGGGCGAGCCCTTGTTGGGAATCAAGTTCGTGGCTTTCATCAAAGACCCGGGGACTCCAGCGATTCTTTA is a genomic window of Candidatus Aquiluna sp. UB-MaderosW2red containing:
- a CDS encoding nitroreductase family protein, yielding MTNSEIIQKPAETKVPISAILKNRWSPRVFDESHELDSQQGLALMEAARWAPSSSNRQPWKFALLLRDTDVFDALAAEALIGFNQSWAPSASALIAVMADKKSAKGEDHEQAGVFYDAGLASAQIVFQAESMGLRAHYMGGFVQDKAQEVLQVPDVWVVCIIAIGKQGDVSNQPESIQERERLVRDRKDLSEIVSHGLG